The Candidatus Thermokryptus mobilis nucleotide sequence TGCAATTATATATCTTTTCTCACCATCAACATAATGCAGAAGCGCAATCCTCGCACTTCTATTCGGATCATATTCTATAGCCGCAACCTTCGCCGGTATCCCAATTTTATCTCTTTTGAAATCAATTATCCTGTACATCCTCTTATGACCACCGCCACGATGCCTTACTGTAATTCTTCCTTGATTGTTCCTTCCAGCATGCTTCTTTAAAGGGACAACAAGCGATTTCTCCGGCTCGGTCTTTGTTATATCAGAAAAATCCGAAACAGTGTAAAACCTTCTTCCCGGAGTTGTTGGCTTAAATGATTTTACTGGCATTCCAATAGCTCCTCAATTTTTTAAATGTTCTCAAATATATCAATCTTATACCCTGGCTCAAGCACAACAATTGCCTTCTTCCAATCCCTACGCTTTCCTTCAAATCTCCCTCGCCTTGTCAACATAAACTTCCTCTTTCCCTTAACGATCATAGTACGAACCTTCTTAACCTTAACATTAAACCTTGCCTCAACCTCTTTCTTTATCTCAATCTTATTAGCATTCATCGCAACCTCAAAGACATACTGATTGTTCTCCCTCAAAATCGTTGATTTCTCCGTAACTATAGGTCTAATTAAAACACTTGGCATTTTCTCTCAAAAATTAATTTTCACTCGGTAAATGTACTTTGCAAAACATCAACAGCGCTTTTTTGAATCAAGATCATTTGATTGTTCAAAATATCATATGTTGATGCCTTGTATGCTTCAAGGATATTAAGCCCTGGTATATTTCTCCCGGACTTATAAACATTAACATCTGTCTTCGCTGTCAAAAGCAAAACCTTTTTATTCAAAAGATTGAACGCCTTTAAAATCTCAATCATTTGTTTCGTTTTTGGCTGTTCAAATGTAAAGTCCTCAACAACTATAATTTGTTCATCTTTAAGCTTATACGATAGAGCCGACTTTCGTGCAAGCTGTTTAACTTTCTTCGGCAAATCCAGGGAATAATCCCTTGGAACGGGTCCGAAAACAGTTCCACCTCCAACCCACAAAGGCGATCTTATTGAACCAGCCCTTGCTCTACCTGTGTGCTTCTGTGGCCAGGGTTTCCTGCCACCGCCTCTGACTTCACCCCTAGTTTTCGTCTTATGTGTCCCTTGCCTTTGATTAGCAAGATATGCCTTGACAGCAAGATATATCGCATGGTCATTTGGCTTTATCTCAAAAATATCGGGTCTTAATTCAACAAATTCACCCGTTCTCGTTCCGTCAATTTTATAAACCTCAATCTTCATCCCAATTTTTCACTTACTTTTTAAGTTAACTTAACTACCTTGACATAACTATTCTTCGCCCCCGGGACAGAGCCCTTAACAACAAGCAAATTCGCATCCGGTATCACCTCAACAACTTCAAGATTTCTCACCGTGACTTGCTCGTCTCCCATATGTCCTGCCATTCTTTGACCTTTAAATGTATGTGACGGGAAAGAGCTTGAACCAACTGAACCAGGAGCTCTATGTCTATCACTTTGACCGTGCGTTTTTGGACCCCCACCAAAACCATGTCTTTTGACAACTCCTTGAAAACCTTTACCTTTTGAGCGACCAGTAACCTTAACGATATCACCAACAGCAAAAATATCTTCAACCCTTATCTGATCGCCCGGCTTATACTTCCCTATATCAAAACCCTTAAACTCCTTTAGAACCCTCAAGAAAGGCGCACCTGCTTTCTTAAAGTGTCCTTGCAACGGCTTTGTGGTATGCTTCTCTTTCTTAAGTTCAAAACCAAGCTGTAACGCTTCATAGCCATCTTTTTCTTTCGTCTTCACCTGAACAACATAACAAGGTCCAACTTCAAGCACGGTACATGGTATAGCAACGCCATTTTCACCAAAAATTGTAGTCATCCCAAGTTTTTTCCCTATTAAACCGACCATTTTCTCAGAAATCATTTTTTTTATGTCTTTATCTCTACCTCAACACCAGCTGGCAAATCAAGCCTTGTCAAAGCGTCCATCGTCTTAGCGTTCCAACTCAAAATATCAATCAAGCGCTTATGCGTTCTTATCTCAAACTGCTCTCGCGATTTCTTATCAACATGTGGAGACCTTAAAACAGTAAAGACCGAGCGCTTTGTCGGCAGGGGTATAGGCCCTGAGACAATAGCGCCCGTCTTCTTTACCTCCTTAACTATCTTCTCGGCTGACTTGTCAATTAGACGATGATCGTATGATTTCAGCTTTATTCGGATTCTCCTTTGCTGTGCCATCTTTGGAAATTTTTTTATTCAAGTATTTTTGTTACAACACCTGCACCAACCGTCTTACCTCCTTCACGAATAGCAAACCTCAATCCTTCCTCCATAGCAACCGGAGCAATCAACTCTATCGTCAACCTCACATTATCTCCTGGCATAACCATCTCATAACCCTCTGGCAATCCGACAATCGTCCCAGTGACATCCGTCGTCCTAAAATAAAACTGTGGTCTATAACCCTTATAAAACGGAGTATGACGACCGCCCTCTTCTTTTGAGAGAACATAAACCTCTGCCTCAAACTTCGTATGCGGAGTTATGGTTCCAGGTGCAGCTATGACCATACCGCGCTCAAGTTCGTCTTTTTCAATACCACGCAAAAGCAAACCAACATTGTCCCCAGCAATCGCTTCATCAAGTTCCTTGCGGAACATTTCAATACCAGTGACAACCGTTTTCTTATGCTGTCCCAAACCGACAACTTCAACCTCATCACCGAGTTTAACTCTTCCTCTTTCAACACGTCCTGTTCCAACCGTCCCACGGCCAGTGATTGAGAAAACATCTTCAACAGGCATAAGGAACGGCTTATCAATATCGCGCTGTGGCAACGGGATATAGTTATCAATTGCATCAAGCAGTTGATAAATTGGCTGTAGATCAGGATGATCGGGTGTCGTCTCGGGCTTCATACCCGCCTCAAGCGCCTTCAATGCACTACCCCTGATAACAGGAACCTCATCGCCCGGGAACTCATACTTTTTCAAAAGGTCTCTTACCTCAAGCTCAACGAGGTCAAGAAGCTCAGGGTCATCAACCATATCAACCTTGTTCATAAAGACAACGATATATGGAACATTAACTTGCCTAGCAAGAAGGACATGTTCTCTGGTCTGAGGCATAACACCATCATTTGCAGCCACAACGAGAATAGCACCGTCCATCTGTGCTGCTCCAGTTATCATGTTCTTAATATAGTCGGCGTGACCTGGGCAGTCAACATGGGCATAATGTCTCTTTTCAGTTGAATACTCAACATGGGAAACAGCTATAGTAATTCCACGAGCCCTTTCCTCAGGAGCATTGTCAATTGATTCAAATGGCCTTGGCTGAGCAAGTCCTTTCTTCGCAAGCGCATAAGTTATCGCAGCGGTGAGAGTTGTCTTACCGTGATCAATATGACCTATTGTTCCAACATTAACATGAGGTTTGTCCCTTACAAATTTCTCCTTCGCCATAACTCCTTCTCTCCTTAATTTTTAGTTTTTAAACATTTAAAGTTTCTTTAGTTTTGCCTTTGACTTTTTCTATTAACATGTCGGCAATCTGCTGAGGCACTTCTTCGTAATGATGGAATTGCATCGTATAAATTGCCCTACCTTGAGTAATTGATCTCAATCTTGTAGCATAACCGAACATCTCAGCAAGCGGAACAAGCGCCTTTACAACCTGACCATCCTTTCTCATATTTATACCCTCAATTCTCCCACGTCTTGAATTCAAATCACCAATGACATCACCAAGATATTCATCCGGAGTCACTACTTCAACTTCCATTATTGGCTCAAGTAGCACGGGTTCAGCCTGCTTTGCAGCTTCTTTGAAGGCAATTGACGCTGCTATCTTAAAGGCGAGATCAGAAGAATCAACTTCGTGATATGAACCGTCAAACAAAGTAACTTTAACATCAACAACTGGATATCCAGCAATTATGCCGTTTTGCATCGCCTCTCTTATGCCTTGATCAACAGCAGGTATGAATTCCTTAGGGATTACTCCACCAACAATAGCATCAATAAATTCATATCCTTTGCCACGATTTGGTTCAATTTCAATCCACACATGACCATACTGACCGCGACCACCTGTCTGACGAATAAACTTACCTTCAGCCCTTGCCTTCCTGCGAATCGTCTCTTTATAAGCAACCTGCGGTTTTCCTATATTTGCCTCAACTCTGAACTCACGCCTTAATCTATCAACTATAATTTCAAGATGAAGCTCACCCATACCGCTTATCAAAGTTTGACCTGTCTCTTCGTCAACCGTGACTCTAAAGGTTGGGTCCTCATCCATAAGTTTTGAAAGCGCCTCACCAAGCTTATCCTGGTCAGCTTTCGTCTTAGGCTCAATAGCAACTGAAATAACCGGCTCCGGGAATTCCATCCTTTCAAGCAAAATGGGGTCATCCTCCGAACAAAGTGTATCCCCAGTCTTTGTATTTCTTAAACCAACTAAAGCAACGATATCACCAGCATACGCTTCTTCAACATCTTCCCTATGATTGGCGTGCATCCTTAAAATTCTACCAACACGCTCCTTTTTACCTTGCGTAGAATTATAAACATATGAACCCGACTTCAGCGTCCCGGAATAAACTCTTATAAATGTTAATTTTCCAACATAGGGATCAGTCATTATCTTAAAAGCAAGAGCTGTAAACTTTTCATCGTCTGAAACTTGTCTCACTACTCTGTCATCTTTAAATGGATGATGCCCAATTACCTGCCCATTATTTATGTCAAGAGGTGAAGGCAAATAATCAACAACAGCGTCAAGCAACCTTTGTATCCCCTTGTTTTTAAACGCAGAACCACAGAGGACAGGCACTATCTTGAATTCAAGCGTTGCCTTTCTAATTGCACTTTTAATCTCCTCTTCGCTTATCTCCTCACCATCAAGATACTTTACAAGCAAAGTATCATCAAATTCAGAGACCGATTCAAGCATTTTAGTTCTATACTCAACCGCCATATCAACGAGCTCTTTCGGTATATCAAACTCCTCCCAGGTAGATCCAAGCGTTTCTTCTTTATAAACAACCGCCTTCATTTTTATTAGATCAATTATACCTGTAAATAGCTCACCCTGACCCATCGGCAATTGTATCGGGACGGGATTTGCACCGAGTCGCTCACGGATCATATTGACAACATTAAAGAAATCGGCACCAACCCTGTCCATTTTATTCACAAAGGCAATCCTCGGAACGCGGTACTTATTTGCTTGTCTCCAAACCGTCTCGGATTGTGGTTCAACTCCACCAACAGCACAAAAGAGCGCAATCGCACCATCAAGCACACGAAGAGAGCGCTCAACCTCAACCGTAAAATCAACATGTCCGGGTGTATCTATAATGTTAATCCTATGCCCCCTCCAAAAGCATGTTGTAGCTGCACTTGTAATCGTTATACCGCGCTCTCTTTCCTGCGGAAGGAAATCCATCGTCGCTGAACCCTCGTGAACTTCACCCATACGGTGAATTCTTCCAGTATAATAAAGAATCCTCTCGGTCGTAGTTGTTTTACCCGCATCTATATGCGCCATTATACCTATATTTCGCGTCTTCTCTAACGGATACTCCCTTGGCATAAAATTAATGGCTCACCTCGTAAATTTTGTTTTTAAAATTTCACCACCTAAAATGAGCAAATGCCTTATTTGCCTCAGCCATCTTATGTGTATCTTCACGCTTTTTGACAGCCATACCTTCATTCCTTGCAGCAGCCATCAACTCCTCAGCAAGTTTAACCATCATCGGCTTACCCTTTCTTTCGCGAGCATATTGAACAATCCATCTCAATGCCAAAGAGATACTCCTTTCTGGTCTAACCTCTATTGGAACTTGATATGTAGCTCCACCAACTCTGCGTGGTCTTACTTCAAGAACTGGCTTTACATTTTCAACGGCTTTTTTGAAAACCTCAAGAGGGTCCTGACCCGTCTTTTGTCTTATTATTTCAAAAGCGTTATACACAATCTTCCTTGCTATGCTTTTCTTCCCATCGCGCATGACCTTATTTATCAACTTTGCAACAAGCACATCACCATATTTTGGATCCGGTGCTATTTCTCTTGGCTCAGCTCTTCTCCTTCTCATGATTTAATTATTGCCTTTGTTGTTCTTTTGGCCTTTTCGCTCCGTACTTAGAACGACCTTGTTTGCGCCCCTCAACGCCAGCTGTATCAAGAGCCCCACGTATTATATGATACCTCACCCCAGGCAAATCCTTAACTCTACCTCCACGAACCAACACAATTGAGTGCTCCTGCAAATTGTGCCCTTCCCCAGGTATATAAGCGATGACCTCAATTCCATTTGTCAATCTAACCTTTGCAACTTTTCTAAGAGCTGAATTCGGCTTCTTCGGCGTAGTCGTATAAACCCTCACACATACACCTCTTTTTTGAGGACAACCCTGCAAAGCAGGGGATTTACTCTTCCATTTGACTTTTTCTCTGCCGTACCTTATTAATTGATTGATCGTCGGCAAAACCTACTCCTCAAATTTTATTTTTACAAGTTTCAAATTTAGCAAAAAAAATTAACATTAGCAAATTGATTACAAATTAAAGTTCGTGCACCACCCGGGACTCGAACCCGGAACCCACGGATTAAGAGTCCGTTGCTCTACCAGTTGAGCTAGTGGTGCAAACCTCTGATGAGGCGGTTTAAAATATAAAAAATTTTTCAAACAAAATCAAATTGAAATTACCCAGCCACTTAAAAAAATCTTCTTGAAAGAAAAACCAATTGTTCTTATATTAAAACAAAAATAATCCAACGACACAATAATGAGCTATCTCGTCACAGCAAGGAAATGGCGACCAACCAAGTTCGCCGAGGTTGTCGGACAGGAACATGTCACAGCAACACTTCTTAACTCGCTTAAACTTGGAAGAATTGCCCATGCCTATATCTTTGCCGGTCCAAGAGGGGTCGGGAAAACAACAGTTGCAAGAATACTTGCAAAAGCAATCAATTGCCTCAACCCGCAAAATTATGAGCCATGCAACGAATGTGAAATGTGCCTTGAAATCTCAAACGGACGCAGTATTGATGTGCTTGAAATAGACGGCGCCTCTAATAGAGGTATTGACGAAGTAAGAGACCTGCGTGAATCAGTAAGATATACACCTACAAAGGCAAAATACAAAGTTTATATCATTGACGAAGTCCATATGCTTACAAAAGAGGCTTTCAACGCTTTACTCAAAACCCTTGAAGAACCGCCCCCACATATTTTATTCATCTTCGCCACAACAGAACCACATAGAGTTCCACCAACAATTCTATCAAGATGCCAAAGATTTGACTTCAGAAGAATTGAAATAAACAAGATAATTGAACGCCTGAAATTAATATCCCAACAGGATAAAATTGAAATTGACGACGATTCCCTCTTCACCATAGCCAAAAAAGCGAATGGATCACTCAGAGATGCACTAAGCATATTTGATCAAGTCGTCTCGTTCTGCGGTGAAAAAATAAAGTTTGAGGATGTCTCAAAAGCACTCAACATAATTGACCAGGAAATTTTCTTTAAAGTTACGGATTTAGTCAAAAACAAAAATATAAAAGCTGGATTTGAACTTGTTGATGAAATCGTAAAACTTGGCTATGATTTCCAAGAGTTTTTAAGTGGTCTATCTGAACATCTGCGCAACTTCCTCGTTGTCAAGACGACAAACTCATCCGAGCTAATTGAAGCAACGGAATACTATAAGAACCGTTACCTTAATGAATCTAAAAGTTTTAACGAAGCGGATATATTAAGAATGCTTAAAATTGTGAACGAGGCGGAGATGACGATAAAATGGTCACCTCAACCGAGATTAAAACTTGAAATGGTTTTAACACAACTTGCAACATTAGATAGCACGGTTAAAATCCAAGAATTAATTTCAAAGATTGAAGACCTTGAAAGGAGGATAAACTCTGGAAATTTTAATTTCCCCCCTAAAGGGGGACAATCCTCAGATGAAGTGGTAAATCAACAGAAAGAAAAAACAACCTCTCAACAGGGGATTATACTTGAAGACCCGTTATACGGATATGAACTCAAACCGATAAAACCTCAAACATCGCAAGGGCAACTTAAAATTGATGAGCAAACAGCGCTGAACTTACTTCGTCAGAAATGGGATGAAATTGCAAAAGAAGCACAACAATATAATCTAAATCTCGCATCGTCGCTCAAACTTTCCTATCCGATTGAAATAAAAGAAAAGCGACTTAACATTGGTGTTGCTGGTGAAATTTACAGCGATTGGATAAAAAAGAACATAAAATTCATCCATCAAAAAGTAAAAGAAATATGCGGTGTTGAACTTGAAATAAAAACATCAATATGCGACATTGAAAAGTTCAAAGAGGATGTCGTAAATATCAACCCCGAATTAAAATTAAAAAAACTCATGGATGAATCCCCTATCGTCAAATCAATCATTGAAAACCTCGGTGCAAAACCGATTGATTAATAAATTTATCTGCCTTTTTCTCTTATCCCTCACATCTTTAAGCGCCGGGGAATTGAAATTTTCAAAGTATGCCAGTGAATTTATGTCAATTGGAATTGGCGGAAGAGCTCTGGGCATGGGAAATGCATTTACAAGTGTCGCAAACGATGTAACCTCAGGGTATTGGAACCCAGCAGGGCTTGCTGACCTAGTGGCAACTCAAATAATACTTATGCACGACGAAAGGTTCGCAGGAATAGTAAATTATGACTACATCGGTCTTGGGTTCAAACCTTCCTATGTGTACTCATTCGCCATCTCAATTATAAGGGTTGGGGTTGATGATATACCCTACACTGAGAATTCATTCATTGATAACAACGGCAATGGAATCTTTGACCCAGATGTTGATCGCCTTGACCCAGAGAAATTCTCATTTGTCTCATCATCCGACTGGATTGTCTTGACATCATTTGCAAAAGCTATAAATGATAGATTTTCAATTGGAGCGAGCGCAAAGCTTATCTACAGAAAAATCTCAAAAAACACAGGGATTGGCTTTGGATTTGACTTCGCATTAAAATACAAAATCTCAAAAACTTCAATCGGTTTGGTCTTAAAAGATGCAACTTCAACTTTGATATCCTGGGACACCGGGAGAAATGAACTTACCACACCGTCGCTTATCTTTGGTGCGAGCACCGAGCTTGAACTTTTATGGGGGAGATTCACACCAGCATTTGATTTAGTTTTCAGATTTGAAGGTAGAAACAAGACCGCACTTTTAGGCACAAACTTTGCAAGCGTTGACATAAACGCCGGGGTTGAATACATATATAAAGATGTGATCGCGGTGAGATTCGGATACACAGAAAATAAAGAACTCACACTCGGCACAGGTCTTAAGTTAAATCGGCTTGATATTGACTACTCATTTGCAAAATTTAACAGTGAACTTGGAAACACACATCGTATTTCTGCTAAGTTCTCATTGCATTAAAAATAAAGCTACCGAAAACGATGAAACTTTTTGCCCTTGCAGTGGCTGCACACCCAGATGATATAGAGTTAAGTTGTAGCGGAACGATAATCAAATTAACAGATAAAGGTCTCCCTGTTGGAATACTTGATTTAACGCGTGGGGAACTTGGCACAAGGGGAAATGAAAAGATAAGGAAAAAGGAGGCAAAAGAAGCTACGAAACTTATGGGCGTAAGCATAAGGGAAAATCTTGCTCTCCCGGATGGAAAAATACAAGTCACGATGGAGAACAAGATTGAAATAATAAAAATCATCAGAAAATTCCAACCCGAGATAATTTTTTCACCATATTGGATTGAAAGGCATCCAGATCACGAAAACACAAGCCGACTTGTCCGCGAGGCATGGTATCTTTCCGGGCTTGAAAAATTCAAAACAAAATTTAACGGCAAAATTCAAGAGCCATACCGACCGAAGAAAATCTTTTTCTATGTTCAGTATTTTTACCAGCAATTCATCCCGAACTTGATAATTGATATATCCGAAGTATTTGAACGAAAGATCAAGGTGATTGAATGTTATAAATCACAATTTTTCAACCCGAATGTCAATCTGAAAGAAAAGGAAACGCTTTTGAGCACGCCCGACTTCAAAGAATATCTTATAGCAAGGGCGAGATTTTTCGGAGAAATGATCGGGAGAAAATATGGGGAACCATTTTTGACACTAAGCCCAATCGGGTTAAATGGAATTGATGAGGTCGTTTTACCAATAAGAAGTTAAACAAAAAGAGTTTTAAATTGAAACTTGAAGAACTGCTCGGACTTATAAATGTGCTGTTTTACTTACTACACTTTACAATTTTTTTCATCATAACACGAAGTAAATACAAAACCAGTGGTTTAAATTCAGCCCTTCTGATTTTGTTCTTCCTGCTTATAATTTTTTTCATCTCATTTCAAATCGGGAGTTTTTTAGGGCAGTTGCCTCTGCTTGGGAAAGATATGACAACAAGGTTGAAAGCAATACACGATACTTTAAGCATAACGATTGGGACGATAATTGAAACACCAATATGGTTTGCCTTTCTGAAAAAGAAAAAAGAAAAGGCAGATGAAACAACGAACGATAGCACTAATAGCACATGATAGGAAGAAGGCGGACATGGTAGCTTTTGCGACGAAGAATAAAAGGAAACTTGAAAAATTTAAACTCATTGGGACTGGGACAACCGCAAAAATAGTAAAGGAAAAAACAGGTCTAAATGTAAAGGCGTATCATTCAGGACCTTATGGAGGTGATGTTGAGATCGCAGCGCTTGTCGTCAAAGGGAAATGCGATGTTGTTATATTTTTGCACGATCCACTTGAACCTCATCCACACGACCCAGATATAAAGACACTTATGCGCGTTTGCGATGTATACAATGTCCCGCTCGCGACTAACCTTACAACAGCTGAAATAATTTTAAACTCAATCACCAAGTGAATAGCCAAGTTTGATTTTTTTAATTTTGAAAGTTAAATTTTTTTGGCTTAACAAATAAAAATTCAGTTCATCATGAACCCATTAAATGAGCTCATCGTTCGCACCCTGCCTCTCGTCCCAAGAAGGATTGTTCGCCACTTCGCAAGCAGATATATTGCAGGGGAGAAAATTGAAGACGCAATTCAAACCGTGAAAAAACTCAACGAACAAAAGAAACTCGCAACAATTGATGTCCTGGGTGAAAACATCACCACCGAGACCGAAGCAACCGAAGCTCTAAAAACTTACAAACTCGTCCTTAAAACGATAAAGGACTTCAACCTTGACTCAGACCTGTCAATCAAACTTACACAGCTTGGTTTGAAACTTGATTTTGAATTTTGTTATGCGAATGTTGAAGAACTTGTCAAACTGGCGAAAGAATATAACAACATCGTTGAAATTGATATGGAGGACTCATCAACTACGGATGCGACGCTTGAAATTTACAGAAGATTGAAATCAAAATTTGATAATGTTGGTGTCGCAATTCAAGCATATTTAAAACGAAGTGAAGAAGATATAAAATCACTTTTACCGCTAAAACCGAGGATAAGGTTGTGCAAGGGAATTTACATTGAACCTGAAACGATCGCTTACAAAAAGAAAGAACTCATCAATCACAACTTTAAACATCTCTTAAATCTGCTTCTCCAAAGCGACGCATATACCTGTATCGCAACACATGACGATGAGTTGATAAACGAAGCATATCACTTGATCAGAAAGTATGACCTGAAAAATGAACGCTTTGAATTTCAAATGCTTCTAGGTGTAAGACCAGAGCTTGGGAATAAAATCGTCTCAGATGGGTATAAACTCAGAATATATGTTCCCTTCGGTGAGAAATGGTATGCTTATTCAATGCGTAGGTTCAGGGAAAATCCGCAAATTGCAGGTTATGTCTTCAAAGCGATCTTCACAAGAAATTCATTCTAAATTTACGGGAGGTGAAAAAATATGACAGAAGTTTTAAATCAAATTCAGGAAATTGATGTTAAAAACATCCGCGCTCCCAGGGGAAACACTTTGATCTGTAAAGGTTGGGCTCAAGAAGCAGCTCTAAGGATGTTAATGAACAATCTTGATCCAGAAGTTGCTGAGAAACCTGAGGAACTCATCGTCTATGGTGGGACTGGAAAAGCTGCAAGAAATTGGGAATGTTTCCGCGCCATAGTTAACAGTTTGATAGAGCTTGAAAATGATGAGACGCTTTTAATTCAATCTGGCAAACCGGTTGGGATTTTCAAAACGCATGAATTCGCCCCGAGGGTTTTAATTTCAAATGCGATGCTTGTCCCGGCTTGGGCAACTTGGGATGAGTTCAGACGGCTTGAAGCGCTTGGTTTAACAATGTATGGACAGATGACAGCTGGAAGTTGGATTTACATCGGGACACAAGGGATT carries:
- the bshB1 gene encoding bacillithiol biosynthesis deacetylase BshB1; its protein translation is MKLFALAVAAHPDDIELSCSGTIIKLTDKGLPVGILDLTRGELGTRGNEKIRKKEAKEATKLMGVSIRENLALPDGKIQVTMENKIEIIKIIRKFQPEIIFSPYWIERHPDHENTSRLVREAWYLSGLEKFKTKFNGKIQEPYRPKKIFFYVQYFYQQFIPNLIIDISEVFERKIKVIECYKSQFFNPNVNLKEKETLLSTPDFKEYLIARARFFGEMIGRKYGEPFLTLSPIGLNGIDEVVLPIRS
- a CDS encoding methylglyoxal synthase, producing MKQRTIALIAHDRKKADMVAFATKNKRKLEKFKLIGTGTTAKIVKEKTGLNVKAYHSGPYGGDVEIAALVVKGKCDVVIFLHDPLEPHPHDPDIKTLMRVCDVYNVPLATNLTTAEIILNSITK
- a CDS encoding proline dehydrogenase family protein, which codes for MNPLNELIVRTLPLVPRRIVRHFASRYIAGEKIEDAIQTVKKLNEQKKLATIDVLGENITTETEATEALKTYKLVLKTIKDFNLDSDLSIKLTQLGLKLDFEFCYANVEELVKLAKEYNNIVEIDMEDSSTTDATLEIYRRLKSKFDNVGVAIQAYLKRSEEDIKSLLPLKPRIRLCKGIYIEPETIAYKKKELINHNFKHLLNLLLQSDAYTCIATHDDELINEAYHLIRKYDLKNERFEFQMLLGVRPELGNKIVSDGYKLRIYVPFGEKWYAYSMRRFRENPQIAGYVFKAIFTRNSF